A genome region from Hydrogenoanaerobacterium saccharovorans includes the following:
- a CDS encoding sensor histidine kinase: protein MDIITSLCKKYTDLSEEEIDIIKGMTFCLQPLANLEDADIFVDCPARDGDAIVVAEAKPQGVPSSYKKSVVGLLAKQENEPAVARTFRLGVATKQMKAVTQESTNVIQSVEPIKNKDRVIGVLIREKRVDDERDVGERIHFSQQGYEKFADALSRMVEEDGWLTEYIDEALIMVNYKGIVSFRNTLAKDLYKELGYVDDILGMPYENVVLHGSELNSSDKDSNYSAVEVSIGKHYLNVKQISLKKNDISFAVVIRDMTPIREKEKELILKSVAIKEMHHRVKNNLQTIASLLRLQVRRSGNEETKMVLGESMNRILSIATTHELLAQGGVDQVKIGEVIVNIKNNTVRYFASPHFNITISLEGDDFHVDSDIATSVALIINELLQNSLQYAFQEKETGTVRIIVTHGELYSQIEVIDNGSGFDVENVKQNRLGLSIVSTLVKDKLRGNFTIESSSEGTIVTFNFKNQIMNTRLA, encoded by the coding sequence GTGGATATTATAACGAGTTTGTGTAAAAAATACACCGATTTAAGCGAAGAAGAAATTGATATCATCAAGGGTATGACTTTTTGCTTGCAGCCTTTGGCTAATTTAGAGGATGCAGATATCTTTGTGGACTGTCCCGCTCGCGACGGAGATGCCATTGTGGTTGCCGAGGCAAAACCGCAGGGAGTACCATCCTCCTATAAAAAAAGTGTTGTGGGTTTGCTGGCAAAGCAAGAAAATGAGCCCGCAGTTGCACGTACATTTCGCTTAGGTGTTGCAACAAAACAGATGAAAGCCGTCACTCAAGAGAGTACAAATGTAATTCAATCGGTGGAACCTATCAAAAACAAAGATCGGGTTATCGGCGTACTTATCCGTGAAAAACGTGTAGATGATGAACGTGACGTGGGGGAACGTATCCATTTTTCTCAGCAAGGCTACGAAAAGTTTGCAGATGCGCTTTCTCGTATGGTGGAGGAAGATGGCTGGCTCACCGAATATATAGATGAAGCACTCATTATGGTTAATTATAAAGGAATTGTTTCATTCCGTAACACATTGGCGAAAGACCTTTATAAAGAGCTTGGGTATGTTGATGATATTTTAGGGATGCCGTATGAAAATGTTGTTCTCCACGGTTCAGAACTTAACAGCAGTGATAAGGACAGCAACTATTCTGCGGTGGAAGTAAGTATCGGCAAGCACTATTTAAACGTAAAGCAAATTTCATTAAAGAAAAACGACATCAGTTTTGCCGTTGTTATTCGCGATATGACTCCGATACGAGAGAAAGAAAAAGAACTGATTTTAAAATCTGTAGCAATTAAAGAGATGCACCATAGGGTTAAAAATAATCTGCAAACGATAGCAAGCCTTTTAAGGCTGCAAGTTCGCCGCAGCGGTAACGAAGAAACAAAAATGGTGTTGGGCGAAAGTATGAACCGAATATTATCTATCGCTACCACACACGAGCTTTTAGCACAAGGTGGTGTAGATCAGGTAAAAATCGGCGAAGTTATCGTCAATATCAAAAATAACACGGTGCGGTATTTTGCTAGTCCTCACTTTAATATCACTATCTCACTGGAAGGTGACGACTTCCATGTAGATTCCGATATAGCAACTTCTGTTGCTCTTATTATCAATGAATTGCTTCAAAATTCTCTTCAATATGCTTTTCAGGAAAAAGAAACAGGCACTGTTCGAATTATAGTCACCCATGGGGAGCTGTATTCTCAAATAGAGGTGATTGATAACGGCAGCGGCTTTGACGTTGAGAATGTAAAGCAGAACCGTTTGGGACTTAGCATTGTTTCTACACTGGTAAAAGATAAACTCAGAGGAAATTTTACCATTGAGTCCTCATCAGAGGGTACCATCGTAACTTTCAATTTTAAAAATCAAATAATGAATACACGGTTGGCGTGA
- a CDS encoding ANTAR domain-containing response regulator, with amino-acid sequence MEDAARKIRVIIADDEPITRMDLKEILEAEQYQVVGEAADGFDVVELCKQLHPDLVLMDIKMPLLDGLSAAHIIFYENLADTVILLTAYSERVFIDEAKSVGVSGYLVKPIDEKSLIPSIELSVARSKEIKKLKKDIAKVSERLENRGIIEKAKGKIMEQHNMTEQDAYDYIRNLSLTKNLSMRRVAEFVLLKN; translated from the coding sequence ATGGAGGATGCTGCAAGAAAAATACGAGTCATCATTGCAGATGATGAGCCAATTACCAGAATGGATTTAAAAGAAATTTTAGAAGCAGAGCAATATCAAGTAGTTGGCGAGGCAGCCGATGGCTTTGATGTTGTGGAGTTGTGTAAGCAGCTGCATCCTGACTTGGTGCTTATGGATATTAAAATGCCTTTGTTGGACGGGCTTTCTGCGGCTCATATTATTTTTTACGAAAATTTGGCAGATACCGTCATCTTGCTTACAGCATATAGCGAACGTGTATTTATTGATGAGGCAAAATCAGTCGGGGTTTCGGGTTATCTGGTAAAACCCATAGATGAGAAATCGCTCATTCCCAGTATCGAACTTTCGGTAGCACGAAGCAAAGAAATTAAAAAGCTGAAAAAAGATATTGCAAAAGTATCCGAACGGTTGGAGAACAGGGGAATTATTGAAAAAGCAAAAGGAAAAATTATGGAGCAGCATAATATGACCGAACAAGATGCTTACGACTATATAAGAAATTTAAGCTTAACAAAAAACCTCTCTATGCGGCGAGTTGCTGAGTTTGTCTTGTTAAAAAACTAA
- the eutA gene encoding ethanolamine ammonia-lyase reactivating factor EutA has product MREVVLSAGIDIGTSTTQLIFSKLTIENLATSYTVPRISIVDKEVIYRSEIYFTPLLSPTEIDADAVKTIVRAEYQKAGIKPSDVKTGAVIITGETARKHNANQVLETLSGLAGDFVVATAGPDLESVLSARGAGADKLSKEKRITVANLDVGGGTSNLAVYSKGVLKGVACLDVGGRLIKVESGKITYIYHKIQELAKQNGIKIEVGAAANTAELRKICTLMAELLAQALHLSPPSEYYNRIFTNDGKELPLDAPIQAVTFSGGVADYVYNPADRDLFKFGDIGIMLGEEIQKNPHFAKVEFLRAAETIRATVVGAGTHTTEISGSTISYAKDKLPIKNIPILKVSQEDEMSLETLTSSIRNQIPLYMPQGKMEQVAIAFSGENRTSFTEIQLLAAAVIDGAQEVIRHEYPIIIIIENDIGKALGHAINVQLKHQKDVICIDGIQTLSGDYIDIGAPIADGRVVPVVIKTLIFNT; this is encoded by the coding sequence TTGAGAGAAGTAGTCCTCAGTGCAGGTATTGATATTGGTACTTCAACAACCCAACTCATCTTTAGCAAACTTACCATCGAAAATCTTGCAACCAGTTACACTGTTCCTAGAATAAGCATCGTAGACAAAGAAGTAATTTATCGCAGTGAAATATACTTTACACCTTTGCTCTCACCTACCGAAATAGATGCAGATGCTGTAAAAACCATTGTACGCGCAGAGTATCAAAAAGCAGGAATAAAGCCTTCGGACGTTAAAACAGGAGCGGTTATTATTACCGGAGAAACTGCGCGCAAACATAATGCCAATCAGGTGCTTGAAACATTGAGCGGGCTTGCAGGAGATTTTGTTGTTGCAACAGCCGGCCCCGACCTGGAATCAGTACTGTCGGCACGCGGAGCGGGAGCAGATAAGCTGTCTAAAGAAAAACGAATTACCGTTGCGAATCTCGATGTGGGCGGCGGAACGAGTAATCTGGCGGTATACTCCAAGGGAGTGCTAAAAGGGGTAGCTTGCTTGGATGTAGGCGGCAGGCTAATAAAAGTTGAAAGCGGAAAAATTACATATATATATCATAAAATACAGGAGCTTGCCAAACAAAACGGCATAAAAATTGAAGTAGGTGCAGCAGCCAACACTGCTGAATTACGCAAAATTTGTACTTTGATGGCAGAGTTGCTGGCACAAGCACTGCACCTTTCACCTCCAAGTGAATACTATAACCGAATATTCACAAATGATGGCAAAGAGCTTCCGCTTGATGCACCGATTCAGGCAGTTACTTTTTCAGGCGGGGTAGCAGATTATGTTTATAATCCTGCCGATAGAGACTTATTTAAGTTTGGAGATATCGGCATTATGCTTGGGGAAGAGATACAAAAAAATCCCCATTTTGCAAAAGTGGAATTTCTGCGTGCAGCAGAAACCATCCGTGCAACGGTTGTGGGTGCAGGTACCCATACCACCGAAATCAGCGGCAGCACCATATCCTATGCAAAGGATAAGCTGCCCATTAAAAACATCCCTATATTGAAGGTTTCGCAAGAGGATGAAATGTCGCTGGAGACATTGACATCTTCGATACGAAATCAAATTCCTCTATATATGCCACAGGGAAAGATGGAGCAAGTTGCCATTGCTTTTTCCGGCGAAAATCGCACCAGCTTTACAGAGATTCAATTACTGGCAGCAGCTGTTATTGATGGTGCGCAGGAAGTAATTCGGCACGAGTATCCCATCATTATCATCATTGAAAACGATATTGGTAAAGCGTTGGGTCATGCAATCAATGTTCAGCTAAAACACCAAAAAGATGTTATCTGTATTGATGGCATCCAAACACTCAGCGGCGATTATATCGATATCGGTGCACCAATTGCCGACGGGCGTGTGGTACCTGTCGTAATCAAAACCCTAATTTTTAACACATAA